The Carassius auratus strain Wakin chromosome 5, ASM336829v1, whole genome shotgun sequence genome includes a window with the following:
- the lman2la gene encoding lectin, mannose-binding 2-like a isoform X2 — translation MRTQACLYVFLQRRSGHWRAVNSEKCTEHGIGVSGSSHWEQMGDALVTTDHVRLTPDQQSKQGAIWSRIPCHLRDWELQVHFKIHGQGKKNLNGDGLAIWYTKERMQKGPVFGNRDFFTGLGVFVDTYPNEEKLMEAQRKRYTPRTQRIFPYVLAMVGNGTISYDHERDGRPTELGGCNAMVRNLKHDTFLFIRYVRRRLTIMLDIDGQHEWRDCLDVPGVRLPQGFYFGISAITGDLSDNHDLISMKLYQLTILRSKQEDVEEQEVLIPSVDNMELLRPYTDAEGMSSIAIFFSVLFSMLGVFLLVVVGLVLYGHWSESRRKRFY, via the exons atgcgcACACAAGCATGCTTGTATGTCTTTCTACAACGGAGGAGTGGTCACTGGCGTGCGGTGAATAGCGAAAAGTGTACGGAACATG gtatcGGTGTGTCGGGTTCATCTCACTGGGAGCAGATGGGAGACGCTCTGGTCACCACCGATCACGTGCGTCTCACTCCAGACCAGCAAAGCAAACAGGGAGCTATTTGGAGCCGAATA ccgtGTCATCTGAGGGACTGGGAACTACAGGTGCACTTTAAGATTCACGGTCAGGGGAAGAAGAATCTGAATGGAGACGGTCTGGCCATCTGGTACACCAAGGAGCGCATGCAGAAAG GTCCGGTGTTTGGAAACAGGGATTTCTTCACAGGACTTGGCGTGTTTGTGGACACCTACCCCAACGAGGAGAAACTCATGGAG GCCCAGAGGAAGAGATACACGCCCCGCACACAG AGGATATTCCCGTACGTGTTGGCCATGGTGGGCAATGGCACCATAAGCTACGATCACGAGCGGGATGGGCGGCCCACAGAACTAGGCGGCTGTAACGCCATGGTGCGCAACCTGAAGCACGACACCTTCCTGTTCATCAGATATGTCCGGCGCAGACTCACG ATCATGCTTGACATCGACGGGCAGCACGAATGGAGAGACTGTCTGGACGTTCCTGGCGTGCGTCTGCCGCAGGGCTTCTACTTTGGCATTTCAGCCATCACTGGAGATCTGTCAG ataacCATGACCTGATCTCAATGAAGCTCTACCAGCTGACCATCCTGCGCAGCAAACAAGAGGATGTGGAGGAGCAGGAGGTGCTGATACCCAGCGTGGACAACATGGAGCTACTGAGAC cGTACACAGATGCAGAGGGCATGAGCAGCATCGCCATCTTCTTCAGCGTGCTCTTCTCCATGCTGGGTGTGTTTCTCCTGGTGGTTGTGGGACTCGTGCTGTACGGACACTGGAGCGAAAGCAGACGGAAACGCTTCTACTGA